In a genomic window of Cynocephalus volans isolate mCynVol1 chromosome 1, mCynVol1.pri, whole genome shotgun sequence:
- the SPC25 gene encoding kinetochore protein Spc25, whose translation MVEDELALVDKRINEFWNKFTSTDTSCQMMGLRGTNKESIKVFAEKMSVKLKEEERMVEMFLEYKNQISRHNKLIQEKKDNLSRLIDEVKGKKQELEVLAVNIQNLKEEYSRKKEIISSANKANEERLKRLQKSADLYKDRLGLEIRKIYGDKLQFIFTNIDPKHFESPYMFSLHLNEARDYEVSDSTPHLECLAEFQENVRKTNNFSAFLANVRKAFTAMVYN comes from the exons ATGGTAGAAGATGAACTGGCACTAGTCGATAAAAGGATAAATGAATTTTGGAATAAATTCACAAGCACTGACACCTCCTGTCAGATGATGGGGCTAAGAGGTACCAACAAGGAATCCATTAAAGTATTTGCAG AAAAGATGTCCGTGAAATTAAAGGAGGAAGAGCGAATGGTTGAGATGTTTCTGGAATACAAAAATC AGATCTCCAGGCACAATAAGctcattcaagaaaaaaaagataatttgtcAAGGCTGATTGATGAAGTGAAAGGCAAAAAGCAGGAATTGGAAGTACTGGCTGTAAATATCCAGAATCTTAAGGAAGAATATTCTAGGAAGAAGGAAA tTATTTCCAGTGCTAACAAAGCTAATGAAGAGCGGTTGAAAAGGCTACAGAAATCTGCAGACTTATATAAAGATCGACTTGGACTAGAAATTCGAAAAATTTATG GTGATAAATTGCAGTTTATATTCACTAATATTGATCCTAAGCATTTTGAAAGCCCATATATGTTTTCCCTGCATTTAAATGAAGCAAGGGACTATGAAG tgtcAGATAGTACTCCTCATCTTGAGTGCCTAGCAGAATTTCAAGAGAACGTAAGGAAGACCAAcaatttttcagcttttcttgCCAATGTTCGGAAAGCTTTTACTGCTATGGTTTATAATTAA